In one Thioclava sp. ES.031 genomic region, the following are encoded:
- a CDS encoding VWA domain-containing protein — translation MFLPFFDALRRGGVPVSLREYLSFLEGLAAGLCTYDIDGFYYFARAAMVKDERFLDRFDRAFSEAFSGLEAITPDDVLNAVDLPEEWLRKQLEKHLTEEEKAQIEALGGFDNLMETLKKRLEEQKGRHQGGNKWIGTGGTSPFGAYGYNPEGVRIGQKESRHQRAVKVWDKREFRDFDDTVELGTRNIKVALKRLRQWARHGANEELDLPGTIRASAEAGYIDVKTRPERHNAVKVVLFLDVGGSMDAHVQLVEELFSAAKSEFKHLEHWYFHNCLYEGVWKSNKRRWNEATPTWDVLHRYGPDYKCIFVGDASMSPYEITHRGGANEHWNDEAGHVWLTRAREQWPDHTWLNPIPERGWGYTQSIQIIREIFEGRMHPLTLEGITAAMKELG, via the coding sequence ATGTTCCTGCCATTCTTCGATGCTCTGCGGCGCGGCGGTGTCCCCGTCTCCTTACGCGAATATCTGAGCTTCCTCGAAGGGCTGGCCGCGGGGCTTTGCACCTACGATATCGACGGCTTCTACTATTTCGCCCGCGCCGCGATGGTGAAGGACGAACGCTTCCTCGACCGGTTCGACCGGGCGTTTTCCGAAGCCTTCTCGGGGCTGGAGGCGATCACGCCGGACGATGTGCTCAATGCCGTCGATCTGCCCGAGGAATGGCTGCGCAAACAGCTGGAGAAACATCTCACCGAGGAAGAAAAAGCACAGATCGAGGCGCTTGGCGGGTTCGACAACCTGATGGAGACGCTGAAAAAGCGGCTCGAGGAGCAGAAAGGCCGCCATCAGGGCGGCAATAAATGGATCGGAACGGGGGGCACCTCGCCCTTCGGCGCTTACGGCTACAACCCCGAAGGCGTCCGCATCGGCCAGAAGGAAAGCCGCCACCAGCGCGCGGTGAAGGTCTGGGACAAGCGCGAGTTTCGCGATTTCGACGACACGGTGGAACTGGGCACCCGCAACATCAAGGTGGCGCTGAAACGCCTGCGCCAATGGGCGCGGCATGGCGCGAACGAGGAACTGGACCTGCCCGGCACGATCCGCGCCTCGGCCGAAGCGGGCTATATCGACGTCAAAACCCGGCCCGAGCGGCACAACGCGGTGAAGGTGGTTCTCTTCCTCGATGTCGGCGGCTCGATGGACGCCCATGTGCAGCTGGTGGAGGAGCTATTCTCCGCGGCCAAGTCCGAGTTCAAGCATCTCGAGCACTGGTATTTCCACAATTGCCTCTACGAGGGCGTCTGGAAATCGAACAAGCGCCGCTGGAACGAGGCGACGCCGACATGGGACGTGCTCCATCGCTATGGCCCCGATTACAAATGCATTTTCGTGGGCGACGCGTCGATGTCCCCCTATGAGATCACCCATCGCGGCGGCGCGAACGAGCATTGGAACGACGAGGCGGGCCATGTCTGGCTCACCCGTGCGCGCGAGCAATGGCCCGATCACACATGGCTCAACCCGATTCCCGAACGCGGCTGGGGCTACACGCAGTCGATCCAGATCATTCGCGAGATCTTCGAAGGTCGGATGCATCCGCTGACCCTCGAAGGGATCACCGCGGCAATGAAGGAGCTCGGATGA
- a CDS encoding DedA family protein has translation MSFSDLSDWLLAQVPLYGPWLLGLTTFLSCLAIPAPSSLMMIASGAFVASGDLDLATVGGAAFTGAVIGDQVGFQLGRRAERFLPHPDTKRGALVAKAMAALRKRGAVTVFFTRWMFSALGPWVNLAAGASGFAHRRFTLADLAGEAVWVTTYVGLGITFGANLDAAAELAGNALGLLGAGAAAFAFGWWLWHAAKRAPKAPQSDA, from the coding sequence ATGAGCTTCTCCGACCTCTCAGATTGGCTACTCGCGCAGGTGCCGCTCTACGGGCCGTGGCTGCTGGGTCTCACGACCTTCCTGAGCTGCCTTGCGATCCCGGCCCCCTCCTCGCTGATGATGATCGCGAGCGGCGCCTTCGTGGCCTCGGGCGATCTGGACCTCGCGACCGTCGGCGGCGCGGCCTTCACCGGCGCGGTGATCGGCGATCAGGTGGGCTTCCAGCTGGGCCGCCGGGCCGAGCGCTTCCTGCCCCATCCCGACACCAAACGCGGCGCGCTGGTCGCGAAAGCGATGGCAGCCCTGCGCAAACGCGGCGCGGTCACCGTCTTCTTCACCCGCTGGATGTTCTCCGCGCTCGGGCCTTGGGTGAATCTCGCAGCCGGCGCCTCGGGCTTCGCGCATAGGCGCTTCACTCTGGCCGATCTCGCGGGCGAAGCGGTCTGGGTCACGACCTATGTGGGCCTCGGCATCACCTTCGGAGCCAATCTGGACGCCGCGGCCGAGCTTGCGGGCAACGCGCTGGGGCTGCTGGGCGCGGGTGCTGCCGCCTTCGCCTTCGGCTGGTGGCTGTGGCACGCGGCCAAGCGCGCCCCGAAAGCCCCTCAATCCGACGCTTGA
- a CDS encoding M48 family metallopeptidase: MFRLLPILLLVLYGFAMWHFSTWQLKRQLNGNSRRLRDSKLEPYLDRLAAALEVSEIPVHVYQIEPVNGLAAPDGRVFITEGFMRKYRAGEVSPEELTSVIAHELGHVALGHSRRRMIDFSGQNALRAVLMTVLGRFIPFIGPWIANLITAALAARLSQRDEFEADEFASALMIKAGFGTEPQVTLFHKLDALTKNAGQTTPAWLLTHPKTEKRIAAIEANQLRWSRAEH; encoded by the coding sequence TTGTTCCGCCTTCTCCCGATCCTGCTGCTGGTCCTCTACGGCTTCGCCATGTGGCATTTCTCGACCTGGCAACTCAAACGCCAGCTGAACGGGAATTCGCGCCGGTTGCGCGACAGCAAGCTGGAGCCCTATCTCGACCGGCTCGCCGCCGCGCTCGAAGTCTCGGAAATCCCGGTCCATGTCTACCAGATCGAGCCGGTGAACGGCCTCGCCGCCCCCGATGGCCGCGTCTTCATCACCGAAGGCTTCATGCGCAAATATCGCGCGGGCGAGGTGTCCCCGGAAGAACTGACCTCGGTAATCGCGCATGAGCTGGGCCATGTCGCCTTGGGCCATTCGCGCCGCCGGATGATCGACTTCTCGGGCCAGAACGCCTTGCGCGCCGTGCTGATGACGGTGCTTGGCCGCTTCATCCCCTTCATCGGTCCGTGGATCGCCAATCTGATCACCGCCGCACTCGCCGCCCGCCTCAGCCAGCGCGACGAGTTCGAGGCCGATGAATTTGCCTCCGCGCTGATGATCAAGGCGGGCTTCGGCACCGAGCCGCAGGTCACGCTGTTCCACAAGCTCGACGCGTTGACCAAGAACGCGGGCCAGACCACGCCCGCCTGGCTGCTGACCCACCCCAAGACCGAAAAGCGCATCGCCGCGATCGAGGCGAACCAGCTGCGCTGGTCGCGCGCAGAGCACTGA